A region of Vigna radiata var. radiata cultivar VC1973A chromosome 6, Vradiata_ver6, whole genome shotgun sequence DNA encodes the following proteins:
- the LOC106764177 gene encoding uncharacterized protein LOC106764177 produces MGQLIHVAVVAASLGCVSTLLLVFMWRWCHHKRDHRNFVEANSLTRMESLQAGIARLHQQQPAVYHQFDEKSKNKSKNKNKGNFYVFHNGVSRRGHLFNWDDHPYLVVDAVENGWSGFGFSNYKSNMPSPSKRSSLLGACAAAENGRESEAEISWEVCNGSAEYMQKVRLNPELKKVLHSNNSSNMSVASVIRTSLPLPGPPLGNYAFPQEAYFEITILCSGVGNHESVVGKKEGEKTKLLIEDGSNGVCDSDMVEEVKLGQKEGGGRSGSVMFSLGLTAGGGVPLRVPGSYPRSIGFNSNGSVFLEGMKLVMESEKAQWIESERVIGCGYDPRRKKVFFTLDSELVHVIHCQSEEFGTPLCPTLAANIDIQVLVNFGQSAFKYAPANAQRTPNPCFIAPLVNSPGATLGYDDSKELFSMGRIDSQWHNRSANKANQPNGNNSQVLDFDESEADLFEIVLDGS; encoded by the exons ATGGGTCAACTGATACATGTTGCAGTGGTGGCAGCCTCCTTGGGATGTGTTTCAACCCTTTTGCTGGTTTTCATGTGGCGTTGGTGTCATCACAAGAGAGACCACAGAAACTTTGTTGAAGCCAATAGCTTGACCAGAATGGAGAGTCTCCAAGCAGGAATTGCAAGACTTCATCAACAGCAACCTGCAGTATATCACCAATTTGACGAGAAGAgcaagaacaaaagcaaaaacaaaaacaaaggcaacttttatgtttttcacAATGGAGTATCTAGAAGAGGGCATTTGTTCAACTGGGATGATCATCCCTATCTTGTGGTTGATGCTGTGGAAAATGGGTGGTCTGGATTTGGATTTTCCAACTACAAGAGCAACATGCCATCTCCTTCAAAAAGATCAAGTCTTTTGGGAGCATGTGCTGCTGCTGAGAATGGAAGAGAAAGTGAGGCTGAGATAAGTTGGGAAGTGTGTAATGGATCAGCTGAATATATGCAGAAGGTTAGACTCAATCCTGAGTTGAAGAAGgttcttcattcaaacaactCTTCCAATATGAGTGTTGCTTCTGTCATTAGGACTTCTCTACCTCTTCCTGGCCCTCCTTTGGGAAACTATGCCTTCCCACAAGAAGCCTATTTTGAAATCACCATACTGTGTTCTGGTGTTGGTAATCATGAATCAGTTGTTGGAAAGAAAGAAGGTGAGAAGACAAAACTCCTCATTGAAGATGGTTCCAATGGTGTATGTGATTCGGATATGGTTGAAGAAGTGAAACTTGGGCAGAAAGAGGGTGGTGGAAGGAGTGGATCTGTGATGTTCTCATTGGGGTTAACAGCAGGAGGAGGTGTTCCTTTAAGAGTTCCAGGTAGCTATCCTAGGAGCATTGGATTCAACTCCAATGGTTCTGTCTTTCTTGAAG GAATGAAACTTGTGATGGAGTCTGAGAAGGCACAATGGATAGAAAGTGAAAGGGTAATTGGATGTGGGTATGATCCAAGGCGGAAGAAGGTTTTCTTCACATTGGACTCAGAATTGGTGCATGTGATCCACTGTCAGTCAGAAGAATTTGGCACTCCACTATGTCCAACTTTGGCTGCAAACATAGACATTCAGGTTTTGGTTAATTTTGGACAAAGTGCATTCAAATATGCACCTGCAAATGCACAAAGAACACCAAATCCATGCTTCATAGCCCCACTTGTAAATTCTCCTGGTGCCACCCTCGGTTATGATGACAGCAAGGAGCTCTTCTCCATGGGAAGGATTGATTCTCAGTGGCATAACAGATCTGCAAACAAAGCAAATCAACCCAATGGGAATAATAGTCAAGTCTTAGATTTTGATGAGTCTGAGGCTGATCTATTTGAAATAGTCTTGGATGGTTCATGA
- the LOC106763903 gene encoding LOW QUALITY PROTEIN: uncharacterized protein LOC106763903 (The sequence of the model RefSeq protein was modified relative to this genomic sequence to represent the inferred CDS: inserted 2 bases in 1 codon), which yields MNNSLFLHNANPIHFTFHSAFSQTQRRHVASNKHLSQRYPRIQCFCVEIDMVKNSQGIYAPKSDKVVVLWDLDNKPPRGPPYNAAVSLKTLASRFGEVTDFSAYANRHAFVHLPQWVLHERRERRNLDILERKGVVTPSETYTCGVCGRKCKTHMDLKKHFKQLHQREREKKLNRLKSLKGKKKRDRFKERFLRGNHKYNEAARTLLVPKVGYGLAAELRRAGVFVKTVEDKPQAADWALKRQMVHSMSRGIDWLFLVSDDSDFSEMLRRAREADLGTVVVGDWDRALGRHADLWVPWSGVENGEVELVPEMKKRREHGFQNDDDDDDDHHDRGDWGGGLNEDEDEDAGNYYYXMMKKKRKKKMDCIYFDSFLDGKQFATAISAAIVTAPISFVCSFLQCEELQRQDVWYVWGCCCFCLSDFVISRKCNKTVTGTRI from the exons ATGAACAATTCGCTTTTTCTCCACAACGCAAACCCAATCCACTTCACTTTCCACTCtgcattttcacaaacacaacGCAGGCACGTTGCTTCCAACAAGCACTTATCTCAGCGTTACCCACGCATCCAATGCTTCTGCGTCGAAATCGACATGGTGAAGAACTCCCAAGGAATTTACGCCCCCAAAAGCGACAAGGTCGTTGTTCTCTGGGACCTCGACAACAAGCCACCTCGTGGGCCTCCATACAACGCCGCCGTTTCGCTCAAAACCCTCGCCTCCCGCTTCGGCGAGGTGACTGACTTCTCCGCCTACGCTAACCGCCACGCCTTCGTCCACCTCCCCCAGTGGGTCCTACACGAGCGCCGGGAACGCAGGAACCTCGACATCCTCGAACGGAAGGGTGTGGTCACACCCTCGGAGACCTACACGTGTGGGGTGTGTGGGCGCAAGTGCAAGACCCACATGGACCTGAAGAAGCACTTCAAGCAGCTGCACCAGCGCGAGCGTGAGAagaagctgaaccggttgaagTCGCTGAAGGGGAAGAAGAAACGGGACCGTTTCAAGGAAAGGTTTTTGCGCGGGAATCATAAGTATAATGAGGCGGCGAGGACGCTACTGGTTCCGAAGGTGGGGTACGGGCTGGCGGCGGAGCTGCGGCGGGCGGGGGTGTTTGTTAAGACGGTGGAGGATAAACCGCAGGCGGCGGATTGGGCCCTGAAGAGGCAGATGGTTCATTCGATGAGTAGAGGGATTGATTGGCTGTTTTTGGTTTCGGATGATTCGGATTTTTCGGAGATGTTGAGGAGGGCGAGGGAGGCGGATTTGGGGACCGTGGTGGTGGGTGATTGGGATAGGGCTTTGGGGAGGCATGCGGATTTGTGGGTGCCATGGAGTGGGGTTGAGAATGGGGAAGTGGAGTTAGTGCCCgagatgaagaagagaagagaacaTGGTTTTCAgaatgatgacgatgatgatgatgatcaccATGATCGTGGTGATTGGGGAGGAGGTTTGaatgaggatgaggatgaagaTGCGGGAAACTATTATTa gatgatgaagaagaagaggaagaagaagatggattGTATATACTTTGATTCTTTTTTGGATGGAAAACAATTTGCCACCGCAATTTCGGCTGCAATTGTGACTGCACCTATCTCATTTGTTTGTAGTTTCTTGCAATGTGAAGAACTGCAACGTCAAGATGTTTGGTATGTCTGGGGCTGCTGCTGTTTTTGTTTGTCCGATTTTGTGATATCAAGAAAATGCAACAAAACTGTGACAGGCACTAGAATTTGA
- the LOC106765060 gene encoding proteinaceous RNase P 1, chloroplastic/mitochondrial isoform X2, producing MARLAHPLSIFTQSHYWRPLLCCHYFKRTLTASTNFSSLTTLARRDKSQEGGTTTVKLSTKARRKAFYESPEGVLLRKLNQCSREGDVVQALCHYDEARKLGVVLNLDHYNKLLYLCSIENADVAQMGLKRGFEIFQQMLNDRVQPNEATFTNAARLAAAKEDPDMAFELLKQMKNVAIVPKLRSYEPALFGFCKRGDAEKAYLVDADMIESGIVAEEPELSALLEVSVKTKKEDRVYEILHRLRATVRQVSESTSRIVQDWFNSEYAAKIGKEKWDVNKVREGILQGGGGWHGQGWLGSGRWKMVETQVNEDGECLSCGEKLVSIDIDPKETETFAASLSKLACQKEAKENFVHFQWLERHGPFDAVVDGANVGLSNGHNFSFSRLNTVVEQLRQKSPSKRLPLVILHASRVYGGPAQNQKNRRLIENWKKNGALYATPQGSNDDWYWLYAAVSCKCLLLTDDEMRDHLFQLLGSSFFPRWKEKHQVRASSSPSGVSLIMPPRYSIVIQESANGSWHVPTITSDDPEIPRKWLCAARSKNNSLQSVWTSSSKSD from the exons ATGGCGAGACTCGCTCACCCTCTCAGTATCTTCACACAATCCCATTACTGGCGCCCACTTCTGTGTTGCCACTACTTCAAACGTACCCTAACTGCTAGTACTAACTTCTCCTCCCTCACTACATTAGCTCGAAGGGATAAATCACAAGAGGGAGGAACAACCACAGTTAAGCTTTCAACCAAAGCGAGAAGGAAAGCTTTCTACGAATCTCCTGAAGGGGTCTTATTGCGTAAGCTAAACCAATGCTCACGTGAGGGAGATGTTGTTCAAGCCCTTTGCCACTATGATGAGGCCAGAAAATTGGGGGTTGTACTCAACCTTGATCACTATAACAAATTGTTATACTTATGTTCTATTGAAAATGCTGATGTTGCCCAAATGGGTCTCAAAAGGGGGTTCGAGATATTTCAGCAGATGTTGAATGACCGAGTTCAGCCCAATGAAGCCACCTTTACCAATGCTGCTAGGCTTGCTGCTGCCAAGGAAGATCCCGATATGGCTTTTGAATTGCTAAAGCAGATGAAGAATGTTGCTATTGTTCCCAAGCTAAGATCGTATGAACCAGCTTTGTTTGGATTTTGCAAGAGGGGTGATGCTGAGAAAGCTTATCTAGTTGATGCTGACATGATTGAGTCTGGTATTGTGGCTGAAGAGCCTGAGCTTTCTGCTCTTTTGGAAGTCAGTGTCAAAACAAAGAAGGAAGACAGGGTATATGAGATTTTGCATCGTTTGCGTGCTACTGTGAGACAGGTGTCTGAATCAACTTCACGGATAGTTCAGGACTGGTTCAACTCAGAATATGCTGCAAAAATTGGAAAGGAGAAGTGGGATGTGAATAAAGTGAGGGAAGGGATTCTTCAGGGAGGTGGAGGATGGCATGGTCAAGGGTGGCTTGGGAGTGGGCGATGGAAAATGGTGGAGACTCAGGTGAACGAGGATGGTGAGTGTCTCTCGTGTGGTGAGAAGCTTGTGAGCATTGATATTGATCCAAAAGAGACCGAAACCTTTGCTGCCTCATTATCTAAATTAGCTTGCCAAAAAGAAGCCAAGGAAAACTTTGTTCATTTTCAG TGGCTTGAGCGGCATGGCCCATTTGATGCTGTTGTAGATGGTGCAAATGTAGGCCTATCCAATGGGCATAATTTCAGCTTTTCGAGG CTTAATACTGTTGTTGAACAATTACGTCAAAAAAGCCCTTCCAAGAGATTGCCCCTTGTAATTTTGCATGCAAGCCGAGTATATGGTGGTCCTGCTCAAAATCAAAAAAACAGGAGACTCAtagaaaattggaaaaaaaatggtgCTCTTTATGCTACACCTCAAGGTTCAAATGATGACTG GTACTGGTTATATGCTGCTGTTAGTTGTAAATGCTTACTGTTAACAGATGATGAGATGAGGGACCACTTGTTCCAGCTACTTGGTTCTAGTTTTTTCCCGAGATGGAAGGAAAAACATCAG GTTCGAGCATCAAGCTCACCTTCTGGAGTCTCCCTAATTATGCCTCCACGTTATTCTATAGTTATTCAG GAATCGGCCAATGGTAGCTGGCACGTGCCAACTATAACTAGTGATGATCCTGAGATCCCAAGGAAATGGTTGTGTGCCGCAAGATCCAAAAACAATTCATTGCAAAGTGTATGGACATCCTCCTCCAAGTCTGACTGA
- the LOC106765060 gene encoding proteinaceous RNase P 1, chloroplastic/mitochondrial isoform X1, whose protein sequence is MARLAHPLSIFTQSHYWRPLLCCHYFKRTLTASTNFSSLTTLARRDKSQEGGTTTVKLSTKARRKAFYESPEGVLLRKLNQCSREGDVVQALCHYDEARKLGVVLNLDHYNKLLYLCSIENADVAQMGLKRGFEIFQQMLNDRVQPNEATFTNAARLAAAKEDPDMAFELLKQMKNVAIVPKLRSYEPALFGFCKRGDAEKAYLVDADMIESGIVAEEPELSALLEVSVKTKKEDRVYEILHRLRATVRQVSESTSRIVQDWFNSEYAAKIGKEKWDVNKVREGILQGGGGWHGQGWLGSGRWKMVETQVNEDGECLSCGEKLVSIDIDPKETETFAASLSKLACQKEAKENFVHFQKWLERHGPFDAVVDGANVGLSNGHNFSFSRLNTVVEQLRQKSPSKRLPLVILHASRVYGGPAQNQKNRRLIENWKKNGALYATPQGSNDDWYWLYAAVSCKCLLLTDDEMRDHLFQLLGSSFFPRWKEKHQVRASSSPSGVSLIMPPRYSIVIQESANGSWHVPTITSDDPEIPRKWLCAARSKNNSLQSVWTSSSKSD, encoded by the exons ATGGCGAGACTCGCTCACCCTCTCAGTATCTTCACACAATCCCATTACTGGCGCCCACTTCTGTGTTGCCACTACTTCAAACGTACCCTAACTGCTAGTACTAACTTCTCCTCCCTCACTACATTAGCTCGAAGGGATAAATCACAAGAGGGAGGAACAACCACAGTTAAGCTTTCAACCAAAGCGAGAAGGAAAGCTTTCTACGAATCTCCTGAAGGGGTCTTATTGCGTAAGCTAAACCAATGCTCACGTGAGGGAGATGTTGTTCAAGCCCTTTGCCACTATGATGAGGCCAGAAAATTGGGGGTTGTACTCAACCTTGATCACTATAACAAATTGTTATACTTATGTTCTATTGAAAATGCTGATGTTGCCCAAATGGGTCTCAAAAGGGGGTTCGAGATATTTCAGCAGATGTTGAATGACCGAGTTCAGCCCAATGAAGCCACCTTTACCAATGCTGCTAGGCTTGCTGCTGCCAAGGAAGATCCCGATATGGCTTTTGAATTGCTAAAGCAGATGAAGAATGTTGCTATTGTTCCCAAGCTAAGATCGTATGAACCAGCTTTGTTTGGATTTTGCAAGAGGGGTGATGCTGAGAAAGCTTATCTAGTTGATGCTGACATGATTGAGTCTGGTATTGTGGCTGAAGAGCCTGAGCTTTCTGCTCTTTTGGAAGTCAGTGTCAAAACAAAGAAGGAAGACAGGGTATATGAGATTTTGCATCGTTTGCGTGCTACTGTGAGACAGGTGTCTGAATCAACTTCACGGATAGTTCAGGACTGGTTCAACTCAGAATATGCTGCAAAAATTGGAAAGGAGAAGTGGGATGTGAATAAAGTGAGGGAAGGGATTCTTCAGGGAGGTGGAGGATGGCATGGTCAAGGGTGGCTTGGGAGTGGGCGATGGAAAATGGTGGAGACTCAGGTGAACGAGGATGGTGAGTGTCTCTCGTGTGGTGAGAAGCTTGTGAGCATTGATATTGATCCAAAAGAGACCGAAACCTTTGCTGCCTCATTATCTAAATTAGCTTGCCAAAAAGAAGCCAAGGAAAACTTTGTTCATTTTCAG AAGTGGCTTGAGCGGCATGGCCCATTTGATGCTGTTGTAGATGGTGCAAATGTAGGCCTATCCAATGGGCATAATTTCAGCTTTTCGAGG CTTAATACTGTTGTTGAACAATTACGTCAAAAAAGCCCTTCCAAGAGATTGCCCCTTGTAATTTTGCATGCAAGCCGAGTATATGGTGGTCCTGCTCAAAATCAAAAAAACAGGAGACTCAtagaaaattggaaaaaaaatggtgCTCTTTATGCTACACCTCAAGGTTCAAATGATGACTG GTACTGGTTATATGCTGCTGTTAGTTGTAAATGCTTACTGTTAACAGATGATGAGATGAGGGACCACTTGTTCCAGCTACTTGGTTCTAGTTTTTTCCCGAGATGGAAGGAAAAACATCAG GTTCGAGCATCAAGCTCACCTTCTGGAGTCTCCCTAATTATGCCTCCACGTTATTCTATAGTTATTCAG GAATCGGCCAATGGTAGCTGGCACGTGCCAACTATAACTAGTGATGATCCTGAGATCCCAAGGAAATGGTTGTGTGCCGCAAGATCCAAAAACAATTCATTGCAAAGTGTATGGACATCCTCCTCCAAGTCTGACTGA